The following coding sequences are from one Triticum dicoccoides isolate Atlit2015 ecotype Zavitan chromosome 4A, WEW_v2.0, whole genome shotgun sequence window:
- the LOC119285601 gene encoding macro domain-containing protein VPA0103-like, whose amino-acid sequence MSSRAATRIFLTPSLLPLPLPKWLRRRRPSIGPARRAFAMAASGFGGGEAFRLSAASGAGALKLHKGDITLWSVDGATDTIVSAANERMLGGGGVDGAIHQAAGPQLVLACREVPEVKPGVRCSTGEARITPAFELPVSRVIHTVGPIYDMDRKPEVSVKNAYENSLKVAKENGIQYVAFPAISCGIFRYPPKEASNIAISAAQQISGDIKEVHFVLFSDELYNVWRETAQEMLTQFEK is encoded by the exons ATGTCGTCGCGTGCGGCCACCAGAATTTTCCTGACGCCGTCGTTGCTCCCACTTCCACTTCCCAAGTGGCTGCGTAGGCGGCGGCCAAGCATCGGCCCAGCGAGGAGAGCCTTCGCGATGGCGGCGTCTGGATTCGGAGGCGGCGAGGCGTTCCGGCTGTCGGCTGCGTCGGGGGCCGGCGCGCTGAAGCTGCACAAGGGCGACATCACCCTCTGGTCCGTCGACGGCGCCACCGACACCATC GTCAGTGCTGCTAATGAACGAATGCTAGGAGGGGGAGGTGTTGATGGAG CTATACATCAAGCTGCTGGACCACAGCTTGTTCTAGCATGCCGTGAAGTTCCAGAGGTTAAACCTGGAGTCCGTTGCTCTACTGGAGAAGCTAGAATTACTCC AGCTTTTGAGCTTCCTGTGTCCCGTGTGATCCATACAGTTGGGCCCATATATGATATGGACAGGAAGCCTGAGGTATCAGTAAAGAATGCATACGA AAATAGCTTAAAGGTTGCTAAAGAGAATGGCATTCAGTACGTTGCATTCCCTGCTATATCTTGTGGTATTTTCCG TTACCCTCCAAAGGAAGCATCAAACATAGCTATTTCAGCTGCTCAACAAATTTCAGGGGATATTAAAGAG GTGCATTTTGTTCTGTTCTCGGATGAGCTCTACAACGTTTGGCGTGAGACTGCCCAGGAGATGCTGACGCAATTTGAGAAATAA